From one Bifidobacterium sp. WK012_4_13 genomic stretch:
- the rplC gene encoding 50S ribosomal protein L3, translating into MTAQQAHRTALLGKKLGMSQVWDENGFFVPVTLVDVSTNVVTAVKTEATDGYHAVQIGYGQIDPLKVTKPLAGHFAKAGVTPRRHLVEVRTEDADNYTPGQELTVELLPEGAQVDVTGTSKGKGFAGTIKRWGFKSYRRTHGSHKNERRPGSVGACATPGRILKGKHMAGRMGNETSTTLNLTIVSADSTNGIIAVKGAVPGPKGSIVLVRSAVKGA; encoded by the coding sequence ATGACTGCACAGCAAGCACATCGCACTGCGCTGCTTGGCAAGAAGCTAGGTATGTCGCAAGTCTGGGACGAGAACGGCTTCTTCGTTCCAGTGACACTGGTGGACGTTTCCACCAACGTAGTCACCGCTGTCAAGACCGAGGCAACTGACGGCTATCACGCCGTCCAGATCGGTTATGGACAGATTGACCCGCTCAAGGTGACCAAGCCACTCGCAGGTCATTTTGCAAAGGCCGGTGTCACGCCTCGTCGCCACCTCGTTGAGGTTCGCACCGAGGACGCAGACAACTACACGCCAGGTCAAGAGCTGACCGTGGAACTGCTTCCTGAAGGCGCTCAGGTTGATGTCACAGGCACCAGCAAGGGCAAGGGCTTCGCAGGAACCATCAAGCGCTGGGGCTTCAAGTCCTATCGTCGTACCCACGGTTCACACAAAAACGAACGTCGTCCAGGTTCAGTCGGCGCATGCGCCACACCAGGTCGCATTCTCAAGGGCAAGCATATGGCTGGCCGCATGGGCAATGAGACTTCAACGACTTTGAATCTGACCATCGTGTCTGCGGATTCAACCAATGGAATCATCGCCGTGAAGGGCGCTGTTCCAGGACCAAAGGGCAGCATCGTTCTCGTTCGTTCCGCAGTGAAGGGGGCCTGA
- the rplV gene encoding 50S ribosomal protein L22, whose product MEAKAIARHVRVTPRKARRMVNLIRGKQATEAVTVLKFAPQDAAVPVRKVLESAIANARVKADKANEAFHENNLVITETYVDEGVTLKRFRARAQGRAARINKRTSHITVVVADKEGAR is encoded by the coding sequence ATGGAAGCTAAAGCAATCGCTCGTCACGTACGCGTGACGCCGCGCAAGGCTCGCCGCATGGTCAACCTCATCCGAGGCAAGCAGGCGACAGAGGCTGTGACCGTTCTCAAGTTCGCTCCACAGGATGCGGCGGTTCCCGTCCGCAAGGTTCTGGAGAGCGCAATTGCGAATGCTCGCGTCAAGGCCGACAAGGCCAACGAGGCATTCCACGAGAACAATCTCGTGATCACTGAGACCTATGTTGATGAAGGCGTTACGCTGAAGCGTTTCCGTGCTCGTGCACAGGGCCGCGCAGCTCGCATCAATAAGAGGACCAGTCACATCACCGTGGTAGTGGCCGACAAGGAAGGAGCCCGATAA
- the rpsS gene encoding 30S ribosomal protein S19: MTRSIKKGPFVDAHLQKKVDVQNEKGTKNVIKTWSRRSMITPDFIGHTFAVHDGRKHVPVFVTEAMVGHKLGEFAPTRTFKGHVKDDKKVRR; the protein is encoded by the coding sequence ATGACTCGAAGCATCAAGAAGGGCCCATTCGTCGACGCCCACTTGCAGAAGAAAGTCGACGTGCAGAACGAAAAGGGTACGAAGAACGTTATCAAGACGTGGTCACGCAGGTCGATGATCACTCCTGACTTCATCGGACACACCTTCGCTGTTCACGATGGTCGTAAGCATGTTCCGGTGTTCGTCACCGAGGCGATGGTCGGTCACAAGCTCGGTGAGTTTGCGCCAACCCGCACCTTCAAGGGACATGTGAAGGACGATAAGAAAGTACGCCGCTGA
- the rpsJ gene encoding 30S ribosomal protein S10 produces the protein MAGQKIRIRLKSYDHEVIDQSAKKIVETVTNAGATVVGPVPLPTEKNVFCVIRSPHKYKDSREHFEMRTHKRLIDIVDPTPKAVDSLMHIDLPADVNIEIKL, from the coding sequence ATGGCGGGACAGAAAATCCGCATCAGGCTTAAGTCCTATGACCATGAGGTCATCGACCAGTCGGCGAAGAAAATTGTCGAGACAGTGACGAATGCGGGTGCAACGGTTGTTGGCCCAGTTCCTCTGCCGACAGAGAAGAACGTATTTTGTGTCATCCGTTCTCCTCATAAATACAAGGATTCTCGCGAGCACTTTGAGATGCGTACGCATAAGCGTCTCATCGATATCGTCGATCCCACACCTAAGGCTGTGGATTCATTGATGCATATCGACCTGCCCGCAGATGTCAATATCGAGATCAAGCTCTAG
- the rplD gene encoding 50S ribosomal protein L4 — MANISLNVTDASGKSTSTVEAPEDLFGISSEDIQSHIPLVHQVVVAQLAAARQGTHAVKTRSTVAGGGRKPWKQKGTGRARQGSIRSPQWAGGAIVHGPVPRDYSQRTPKKMKAAALRYMLSDRANAGRVHVVEFGITDTPSTKAANAVLLQVAEQRFATVVLSRENVNEWLSVRNLPTVHVLFADQLNTYDVVTAQDLVFSKDGFDAFIAVKTGSETAVAKEA, encoded by the coding sequence ATGGCTAACATTTCTCTGAACGTTACCGATGCTTCGGGCAAGTCCACGTCAACAGTGGAAGCTCCCGAGGATTTGTTCGGAATCTCATCTGAAGACATTCAAAGCCACATTCCGCTGGTTCATCAGGTGGTCGTGGCTCAGCTTGCAGCTGCTCGTCAGGGCACTCATGCCGTGAAGACCCGTTCCACCGTTGCAGGTGGCGGTCGCAAGCCATGGAAGCAGAAGGGAACCGGTCGCGCTCGACAGGGTTCGATTCGCTCTCCTCAATGGGCTGGCGGTGCAATCGTTCACGGACCAGTTCCACGTGACTACTCGCAGCGCACTCCCAAGAAGATGAAGGCGGCGGCACTTCGCTACATGCTTTCAGACCGTGCAAATGCGGGTCGCGTGCACGTCGTTGAATTCGGCATCACCGACACCCCATCCACAAAGGCTGCGAATGCAGTGCTGCTTCAGGTTGCCGAACAGCGTTTCGCAACCGTGGTTCTGTCACGAGAGAACGTCAACGAGTGGCTTTCCGTCAGGAATCTGCCAACCGTCCATGTTCTCTTCGCAGATCAGCTCAACACATACGACGTGGTCACCGCTCAGGATCTCGTTTTCAGCAAGGATGGCTTCGATGCCTTCATCGCAGTGAAAACAGGTTCCGAGACCGCTGTCGCCAAGGAGGCCTGA
- the rplB gene encoding 50S ribosomal protein L2, which produces MAIRTYKPTTAGRRNASVSDFSEITRSTPEKSLLRKLSKTGGRNSYGRITSRHRGGGHKRQYRLIDFRRWDKDGVPATVAHIEYDPNRSARIALLHFADGEKRYIVAPEGIKQGDRIETGAQADIKPGNNLPLRNIPTGTVVHAIELRPLGGAKIARSAGAAVQLVAKDGAFAQLRMPSGEIRNVDARCRATIGEVGNSDHANLQLGKAGRARWVGKRPITRGESMNPVDHPHGGRTRGGKPPVSPWGKGEVRTRHPKKASNKMIVRRRPNGKNRK; this is translated from the coding sequence ATGGCTATCCGCACATATAAGCCGACTACTGCGGGCCGTCGCAATGCGTCTGTTTCGGATTTCTCCGAAATAACACGCTCGACGCCTGAGAAGTCGCTTCTGCGCAAACTCAGCAAGACTGGCGGTCGTAACTCATACGGTCGCATCACCAGCCGCCATCGTGGCGGCGGGCATAAGCGTCAATACCGTCTCATCGATTTCAGGCGTTGGGATAAGGATGGCGTTCCAGCAACGGTTGCGCACATCGAATATGATCCAAATCGTTCGGCTCGCATTGCGCTGCTTCACTTCGCCGATGGCGAGAAGCGCTACATCGTCGCCCCGGAAGGCATCAAGCAGGGAGATCGAATCGAGACAGGCGCTCAGGCCGATATCAAGCCTGGCAACAATCTGCCTCTTCGCAACATCCCAACTGGTACCGTCGTGCATGCGATTGAGCTTCGTCCACTTGGTGGCGCGAAGATCGCTCGTTCGGCCGGCGCTGCCGTGCAGCTCGTTGCAAAGGATGGCGCTTTCGCTCAGCTGCGCATGCCATCCGGTGAAATCAGGAACGTGGATGCACGTTGCCGCGCAACGATTGGTGAAGTCGGTAACTCAGACCATGCAAACCTTCAGTTGGGTAAGGCTGGTCGCGCACGTTGGGTAGGCAAGCGTCCTATCACACGTGGTGAATCCATGAATCCTGTCGACCATCCACATGGTGGTCGTACGCGCGGTGGCAAGCCGCCGGTTTCGCCTTGGGGCAAGGGTGAGGTTCGTACACGTCATCCGAAGAAGGCTTCGAACAAGATGATTGTTCGTCGTCGTCCCAATGGTAAGAACCGCAAGTAA
- the rplW gene encoding 50S ribosomal protein L23 — MSVIHKPLHDVIIKPVVSEKSYANSDRGQYTFVVAPNANKVQIKQAIEQIFNVKVTNVNTFNRRGKTQRTRTGFGQRADQKRAIVSVAEGQTIDIFGN, encoded by the coding sequence ATGTCAGTAATTCATAAGCCATTGCATGATGTCATCATCAAGCCAGTTGTTTCCGAGAAGAGCTATGCGAATTCAGATCGCGGCCAATACACCTTTGTGGTCGCTCCGAATGCGAACAAGGTTCAGATCAAGCAAGCAATTGAGCAGATCTTCAATGTCAAGGTAACGAACGTCAATACCTTCAACCGTCGCGGAAAGACGCAGCGCACTCGCACCGGCTTTGGCCAGCGTGCAGATCAGAAGCGTGCCATCGTATCCGTCGCTGAAGGTCAGACCATTGATATCTTCGGCAACTGA